The Malus domestica chromosome 10, GDT2T_hap1 genome contains a region encoding:
- the LOC103445917 gene encoding MDIS1-interacting receptor like kinase 2-like, translated as MVRFSTYCDKVCFLACLILYLQLASSPKSAFASANSTEAEALLKWKASFQNQTQNNLTSWIKANEAPCNTWVGVSCNSAGSVNRLNLTNSGIQGTLLQFPFMSLPNLAYVDLSLNELFDQIPPEISSLTKLIYFDISYNQMSGKIPPEIGLLTNLQVLHLNANKFNGSIPQEIGQLKFVYELALNFNNLEGSIPASVGNLSQLTSLILFGNQLSGPIPPEIGNLSKLVELYLFDNYLSGPIPLSFGNLKNLTTMMLYNNTLSGSIPTSLCNLTNLVYLSLYDNKLSGTIPQEIGSLKFLVSLELTNNQLNGTVPSSFGNLSSLENLYLRGNQLSGSIPQEMENLIKLTILDLATNRFSGYLPRDICRGGLLQRFSAENNEFSGPIPKSLKGCKSLVRVRLEGNQFTSNISEDFGVYPNLQFVDLSDNNMYGEISDIWGQCPNLTTLIFAGNNLTGSIPSEIANATNLQELDFSSNHLVGVVPKDLGRLASMVNLKLNGNELLGSIPSEFGAFTELEYLDVSTNMLNGSIPSTFGELVSLNYLNLSNNNFSQEIPFQLGQLFHLSQLDLSHNSLEGKIPSEMSNMQSLERLNLSHNNLSGLIPATFDGMRGLLYVDVSYNHLQGPIPNNKAFQDAHSFEGNVGLCGNVVGLQSCNKHVSKRKNNRKLVFAIVFPILGVVLLAFLAIVFIKTRRKKEPETDKSDIHDEEEVFSISLFDGKKLYSEIIRATDGFNSIYCIGKGGSGSVYKAKLPSGSIVAVKKLHQKLGREETSQKEFHNEISALINIRHRNIVKLCGFCSNSQHSFLVYEYLDKGSLASILSKEDEAKKLDWSRRVRIVKGVAHALSYMHHDCVPPIVHRDISSSNILLDYDYEPCVSDFGTAKLLNPDSSNWSSLAGTYGYVAPELAYTMKVTEKCDVYSFGVLALEVIMGKRLGDLISSFSSPSACENKLLKDVLDQRLPPPTPEVEDELTTIASVAIACRHSQPQSRPTMHMVSQLLSLQNATSTGGPGITLEQLIKI; from the exons ATGGTGAGATTTTCAACTTATTGTGATAAAGTATGCTTTCTAGCTTGCCTTATCTTGTATCTTCAGCTAGCTTCATCACCAAAAAGTGCTTTTGCTTCTGCCAATTCCACTGAAGCAGAAGCACTCCTCAAATGGAAAGCTAGCtttcaaaaccaaacccaaaacaacCTGACCTCATGGATTAAGGCAAATGAAGCCCCATGCAATACTTGGGTTGGTGTTTCATGCAACTCTGCTGGAAGTGTCAACAGATTAAACCTCACCAATTCTGGTATACAAGGTACTCTACTTCAATTTCCATTCATGTCTTTGCCTAATCTTGCATATGTTGACCTCAGCTTGAATGAACTTTTTGATCAAATCCCACCTGAGATCAGTTCCCTCACCAAACTCATCTATTTCGATATATCCTACAATCAAATGTCTGGAAAAATCCCACCCGAAATCGGTCTTTTAACAAATCTTCAGGTTCTTCACCTAAATGCAAATAAGTTCAACGGCTCAATTCCTCAAGAAATAGGCCAACTTAAATTCGTCTATGAGCTAGCTCTAAACTTCAACAATTTAGAGGGTTCAATTCCAGCTTCTGTCGGTAATTTGAGCCAATTGACTTCTTTGATTCTCTTCGGAAACCAACTTTCGGGTCCTATCCCTCCCGAAATAGGAAACCTTTCGAAGTTGGTTGAACTTTACTTGTTTGACAACTATTTATCAGGCCCAATCCCTCTGAGTTTCGGAAACTTGAAAAATCTAACCACGATGATGTTGTACAACAATACCCTTTCTGGCTCTATCCCAACTTCTTTGTGCAATTTGACAAACCTtgtttatctctctctctacgATAATAAACTTTCCGGCACTATTCCTCAAGAGATTGGAAGCTTGAAATTTCTTGTGTCTCTAGAGCTGACCAACAATCAGCTCAACGGAACCGTTCCCTCTTCGTTTGGCAACTTGAGCAGCCTAGAAAACCTATACCTCCGCGGTAACCAATTATCTGGATCAATCCCCCAAGAGATGGAGAATCTAATCAAGTTGACTATACTTGACTTGGCTACTAACCGATTTTCTGGTTATTTGCCTCGAGATATATGTAGAGGTGGATTGCTACAAAGGTTTAGTGCAGAAAACAACGAATTTTCAGGTCCAATCCCGAAAAGCTTGAAAGGTTGCAAGAGCTTAGTCAGAGTCCGTCTTGAAGGGAACCAGTTTACAAGCAATATATCTGAAGACTTTGGTGTCTATCCGAATCTTCAGTTTGTAGACCTAAGCGACAACAACATGTATGGTGAAATCTCAGACATCTGGGGACAGTGTCCAAACTTAACAACTCTAATATTTGCGGGGAACAACCTTACTGGTAGCATACCATCTGAGATTGCCAATGCAACAAACCTTCAAGAACTCGATTTTTCTTCGAATCATCTGGTTGGGGTGGTTCCCAAGGATTTGGGGAGATTGGCTTCGATGGTGAACCTAAAACTGAATGGCAATGAACTTTTGGGTTCTATACCCTCTGAATTTGGAGCATTCACTGAACTCGAATATCTTGACGTGTCAACCAACATGCTGAACGGCTCAATTCCAAGCACTTTTGGCGAATTGGTCAGTTTAAACTACTTGAATTTGAGCAACAACAATTTCAGTCAAGAAATTCCATTTCAGTTGGGGCAGTTATTTCACCTGTCACAATTAGATTTAAGTCATAACTCACTTGAAGGTAAGATACCATCAGAAATGAGCAATATGCAGAGCTTGGAGCGACTGAATCTTTCCCACAATAATCTTTCCGGTCTCATTCCAGCAACGTTTGATGGAATGCGCGGCTTGCTGTACGTGGACGTATCCTACAATCACTTGCAGGGTCCCATCCCCAACAACAAGGCATTTCAAGATGCCCACAGCTTTGAAGGGAATGTAGGTTTGTGTGGAAATGTTGTAGGACTACAATCCTGCAATAAGCACGtctcaaaaagaaaaaacaacagAAAACTCGTGTTTGCAATTGTTTTCCCTATCTTGGGAGTAGTTTTACTTGCTTTCCTTGCAATTGTCTTCATtaaaacaagaagaaagaaagagccAGAAACAGACAAGAGCGATATCCatgatgaagaagaagtttTTTCAATCTCTCTTTTTGATGGAAAAAAATTGTATTCGGAGATCATAAGAGCAACCGATGGTTTTAACTCCATATATTGTATTGGGAAGGGAGGATCTGGAAGTGTCTACAAGGCAAAGCTACCATCAGGCAGCATAGTTGCAGTGAAGAAACTCCATCAAAAACTTGGCAGGGAGGAGACATCACAGAAGGAGTTCCACAATGAAATAAGTGCACTAATCAATATACGACATCGAAATATTGTGAAACTTTGTGGTTTCTGCTCAAATTCACAGCACTCCTTTCTGGTCTATGAGTATCTTGACAAGGGTAGTCTGGCTTCAATCTTGAGCAAAGAAGACGAAGcaaaaaaattggattggaGTAGAAGGGTGAGAATTGTAAAAGGCGTAGCTCATGCACTGTCTTACATGCATCATGATTGCGTGCCACCAATTGTACACCGGGACATATCAAGCAGCAACATTTTGCTGGATTACGACTACGAGCCTTGTGTTTCGGACTTCGGCACTGCTAAGCTTTTGAATCCAGACTCATCGAATTGGAGCTCTCTTGCAGGCACATACGGATATGTAGCACCAG AGTTGGCCTACACAATGAAGGTAACTGAGAAATGTGACGTTTATAGCTTCGGAGTGCTGGCACTGGAAGTGATCATGGGAAAGCGACTAGGCGATTTAATCTCGTCCTTTTCGTCTCCATCCGCGTGTGAAAACAAATTGCTGAAGGATGTATTGGACCAACGGCTTCCACCTCCTACACCTGAAGTTGAAGATGAACTGACAACCATTGCAAGTGTAGCAATCGCATGCAGGCATTCGCAACCGCAATCTAGGCCAACAATGCACATGGTTTCTCAGTTGTTATCATTACAAAATGCAACTTCCACTGGAGGACCAGGCATCACACTTGAACAACTCATTAAGATTTGA